The proteins below come from a single Phycisphaerae bacterium genomic window:
- a CDS encoding glycosyltransferase family 2 protein: protein MTTRTPVLFLVFNRPDLAARVFDRIRAARPPMLCVSADGPRAGVAGEAEACRETRKVVEAIDWKCDLVRDFAEENVGCGPKIGRAISSFFSHTEQGIILEDDCLPDPSFFPFCDELLSRYADDSRVMQIAGSNYQFGRGRRDYSYHFSRNIRIHGWATWKRAWQHYDLRPSLWPEMRRLGLVESCFRTGRAYGVFAEHMDRLCREPVPHTWDYQWSFCCMVQNGLSAVPNVNLISNIGYCSRSTHTADPSSPFADMATEPMAFPLRHAPYVLDDPDSESYRQDKYETTLRERFAGRMWRRVAGFR from the coding sequence ATGACCACTCGGACTCCGGTCCTGTTCCTGGTTTTCAATCGCCCGGATCTGGCGGCGAGGGTATTCGACCGAATCCGCGCCGCCCGCCCGCCGATGCTGTGCGTCTCGGCCGATGGTCCGAGGGCCGGCGTGGCCGGCGAAGCCGAGGCCTGCCGCGAGACGCGGAAGGTCGTGGAGGCAATCGACTGGAAATGCGATCTGGTGCGCGACTTCGCCGAGGAGAATGTCGGATGCGGCCCCAAGATCGGGCGGGCGATCTCGAGCTTCTTCAGCCACACCGAGCAGGGGATCATCTTGGAGGACGATTGCCTACCGGATCCTTCCTTCTTCCCGTTCTGTGACGAGCTCTTGTCGAGATACGCCGACGATTCCCGGGTGATGCAGATCGCAGGCAGCAATTACCAGTTCGGTCGCGGGCGCCGCGACTACAGCTATCACTTCTCGCGGAATATCCGGATCCATGGTTGGGCGACTTGGAAGCGGGCGTGGCAGCACTATGATCTTCGCCCTTCGCTATGGCCGGAGATGCGCCGGCTGGGGCTGGTGGAGAGCTGTTTTCGTACCGGGCGGGCCTATGGCGTTTTCGCCGAGCACATGGATCGGCTGTGCAGAGAACCGGTGCCGCACACATGGGACTACCAGTGGTCGTTTTGCTGCATGGTTCAGAACGGGCTCTCGGCAGTGCCGAATGTGAACCTGATCAGCAACATCGGGTACTGCAGCCGATCGACGCATACCGCCGATCCCTCGTCACCGTTTGCGGACATGGCGACCGAACCGATGGCGTTCCCGTTGCGGCATGCTCCGTATGTGCTGGACGATCCGGATTCGGAGTCGTACCGCCAGGACAAGTACGAGACGACGTTGCGCGAGCGCTTTGCCGGTCGCATGTGGCGGCGGGTGGCCGGTTTCAGATGA
- a CDS encoding glycosyltransferase, whose protein sequence is MGMALRVLQVNSADSVGGAEKVGFDLHRAYLQRGLEAWLAVGRKLTGDASVLAMSGGPRAGRERWPVARRLIRWARTIRDDARGYESFEHPATWRLLDLPPARPDILHLHNLHGYYFDLRALSWLSGQVPTFLTLHDPWLLAGHCAHSFACDRWKAGCGQCPDLSIYPTVRRDATAHNWAVKREIYGRSHVYVATPSRWLMDRVSVSMLAPAVVEARVIPNGVDLRHFHPADRAAARAAVGLPRDAKMLLFAANGIRANPWKDYRTMRAAVAALAERHRGEDLLFVALGETAPGDRVGQAEIRFVPFESDPARVACYYQAADVYLHAAKVDTFPNVVLEALACGTPVAATAVGGIPEQIIENRTGLLTPPGDADAMAAAARRLLADESLRFRMGSEAVADARRRFSLDRQVGDYLGWYEDVVSRSEHPSRATSR, encoded by the coding sequence ATGGGCATGGCGCTTCGGGTACTGCAGGTTAACAGTGCGGACTCGGTCGGGGGTGCCGAGAAGGTGGGGTTCGATTTGCACCGGGCCTATCTCCAGCGGGGGCTGGAGGCGTGGCTGGCCGTCGGCCGCAAGTTGACCGGCGACGCGTCGGTACTGGCCATGTCAGGAGGTCCGCGTGCCGGCCGGGAGCGCTGGCCGGTCGCCCGGCGGCTGATTCGCTGGGCGAGGACGATCCGGGACGATGCTCGGGGGTATGAGAGCTTCGAGCATCCGGCCACGTGGCGGCTGCTCGATCTCCCGCCGGCTCGCCCGGACATTCTCCACCTGCACAACCTCCACGGCTATTACTTCGACCTGCGGGCCCTGTCCTGGCTGAGCGGTCAGGTTCCGACGTTTCTGACGTTGCACGATCCCTGGCTACTGGCCGGACACTGTGCCCATTCCTTTGCCTGTGATCGGTGGAAGGCAGGATGCGGGCAGTGCCCCGACCTCAGTATCTACCCGACGGTCCGGCGCGACGCCACGGCGCATAACTGGGCCGTCAAACGCGAGATTTACGGGCGCAGCCATGTATACGTGGCGACGCCGAGCCGCTGGCTGATGGACAGAGTGTCGGTTTCGATGCTGGCTCCGGCTGTCGTGGAGGCCCGGGTCATTCCCAACGGTGTGGATCTTCGCCACTTCCATCCCGCGGACCGGGCTGCTGCTCGGGCGGCTGTCGGCCTGCCACGTGACGCCAAGATGCTGCTGTTTGCGGCCAATGGCATCCGGGCCAACCCGTGGAAGGACTACCGCACGATGCGAGCCGCGGTCGCCGCCCTCGCCGAACGGCATCGGGGCGAAGACCTTCTGTTCGTTGCCCTGGGTGAGACGGCACCCGGCGACCGGGTCGGGCAAGCGGAAATCCGCTTCGTGCCTTTTGAGTCGGATCCCGCCAGAGTGGCCTGCTATTACCAGGCGGCCGACGTGTATCTTCACGCGGCCAAGGTCGATACCTTTCCGAATGTCGTCCTGGAGGCCTTGGCCTGTGGAACCCCGGTCGCCGCAACCGCCGTCGGCGGGATTCCGGAGCAGATTATCGAGAATCGCACCGGTTTGCTCACCCCGCCGGGTGATGCCGATGCGATGGCCGCGGCGGCGCGCCGGTTGCTCGCCGATGAGAGCCTGCGTTTTCGGATGGGGTCCGAGGCTGTGGCCGATGCCCGGCGACGGTTCTCCCTGGACCGGCAGGTGGGTGACTACCTGGGCTGGTATGAGGACGTCGTGTCCCGGTCGGAGCACCCGAGCCGGGCGACATCCCGGTAA
- a CDS encoding glycosyltransferase, with the protein MTDEPRMSLLTPSYNSAGTIERAMRSGLDPAEAGIESILVDGGSSDGTVDVIRGYTDRLAFRAPT; encoded by the coding sequence ATGACGGACGAACCGCGAATGTCCCTGCTGACGCCGAGCTACAACTCCGCGGGAACCATTGAGCGGGCGATGCGGTCGGGGCTCGATCCGGCCGAGGCTGGAATCGAGTCCATTCTCGTGGACGGCGGTTCCTCCGACGGCACGGTCGACGTGATTCGCGGGTACACCGACCGTCTCGCCTTCCGTGCACCGACATGA
- a CDS encoding glycosyltransferase, with the protein MSADASPLPTVSIVMATYARLDQLKQCLGAVHTNVTLPHETIVVGGAANDGTTEWLREQSDVRFIPETTREGATKAYNKGFRAARGTYVMWLNDDSYPLPGSVEAAVRTIERPDLTDVGMIAFYHIMEQPPNQLDEVRREGVAYRIFHSRLLPYANFGLLRRSLLERVGFLDERFYFCGWDPDLSLTIQLREGLRVVGCPDALIHHEELMDDRKKEDLAVFKEDNKRLHAKWPLWPCRIRRRRWQWKYRGGPPYWRAS; encoded by the coding sequence ATGAGTGCCGACGCCAGCCCGCTACCGACCGTCAGCATCGTCATGGCCACCTACGCCCGCCTCGACCAGCTCAAACAGTGCCTCGGCGCGGTGCACACCAACGTGACCCTTCCCCACGAGACCATCGTGGTCGGCGGGGCCGCCAACGACGGCACCACCGAGTGGCTCCGCGAGCAGAGCGACGTCCGCTTCATCCCCGAAACAACCCGCGAGGGAGCCACGAAAGCCTACAACAAGGGCTTCAGGGCCGCCAGAGGCACCTACGTCATGTGGCTCAACGACGATTCGTACCCCCTTCCCGGCTCGGTCGAGGCCGCAGTGCGAACCATCGAGCGTCCCGACCTGACCGATGTGGGCATGATCGCCTTCTATCACATCATGGAGCAGCCACCCAACCAGCTGGACGAGGTCCGCCGAGAAGGTGTCGCCTACCGCATCTTCCACAGCCGCCTCCTGCCGTACGCCAACTTCGGCCTGCTTCGCCGGTCGTTGCTGGAGAGGGTCGGCTTCCTCGATGAACGATTCTACTTCTGCGGATGGGATCCCGACCTTTCGCTGACCATCCAACTCCGCGAGGGGCTCCGGGTCGTGGGCTGCCCGGACGCGCTCATCCACCATGAGGAACTCATGGACGATCGCAAGAAGGAGGATCTGGCCGTCTTCAAGGAAGACAACAAACGTCTGCATGCCAAGTGGCCGCTATGGCCCTGCCGGATTCGCCGGCGGCGCTGGCAGTGGAAGTATCGAGGCGGACCGCCGTATTGGAGAGCCTCCTGA